From Mauremys mutica isolate MM-2020 ecotype Southern chromosome 17, ASM2049712v1, whole genome shotgun sequence, one genomic window encodes:
- the LOC123352131 gene encoding probable G-protein coupled receptor 33 yields MDQGNMTLLPITWTNSSQPPASMNSTNLAVALLLFAIFLVGVVGNGLFLWVLGLKMRRTVTTLWFLHLVSCSLLFTLMLPFFTFHVLLGFHWVFGTAMCKILSSCTHLGMFSSVFLLALISLDRYTLTCCPVWSRCHRTMSWVRKLVMGVWLASFTLSAPYLFFQETWEVEGDRVICAIYYILSRDQDRAEVQAWRIHAYVVLFVVRFLLGFLLPFCIIAVCYSRMGLEMKEKGLARSSKPFKVMVAAVVSFFFGWLPYHLYQSLTLIRDVPQSLTDAFLLMSIITFCFNVCFTPVLYLFVGQTFHQVLRTSLFVQVKAAFHEDLGSDVSGPDSRGRTGEKLTAWK; encoded by the coding sequence ATGGACCAAGGCAACATGACTCTCTTGCCCATAACCTGGACAAACTCCAGCCAACCTCCAGCATCCATGAACAGCACTAACCTGGCCGTTGCTCTGTTGCTCTTTGCCATCTTCCTAGTGGGTGTGGTGGGGAATGGGCtgttcctgtgggtgctggggctgaagatgaggaggacggtGACCACCCTCTGGTTCCTCCATTTGGTCTCCTGTTCTCTCCTCTTTACCCTGATGCTCCCTTTCTTCACTTTCCACGTTCTCCTTGGTTTCCACTGGGTCTTTGGAACAGCCATGTGCAAGATCCTCAGTTCCTGCACCCACCTGGGCATGTTCTCCTCTGTCTTCCTCCTTGCTCTCATCAGCCTGGACCGCTACACTCTGACCTGCTGCCCCGTCTGGTCCCGGTGTCACCGCACCATGTCCTGGGTCAGGAAGCTGGTCATGGGTGTGTGGCTGGCCTCCTTCACCCTTAGTGCTCCCTACCTGTTTTTCCAGGAGACCTGGGAGGTGGAGGGAGACAGGGTCATTTGCGCCATTTATTACATCCTCTCCAGAGACCAGGACAGAGCTGAGGTGCAGGCCTGGAGGATACACGCGTACGTTGTGCTGTTCGTGGTCCGGTTCCTGCTGGGCTTCTTGCTGCCTTTCTGCATCATCGCGGTATGCTACAGCCggatggggctggagatgaagGAGAAAGGGCTGGCACGGAGCAGCAAGCCCTTCAAAGTCATGGTGGCTGCGGTGGTGTCATTCTTCTTTGGCTGGCTGCCCTATCACCTCTACCAGAGCTTGACACTCATCAGAGATGTGCCACAGTCATTGACTGATGCCTTCCTGCTCATGAGCATCATCACGTTCTGCTTCAACGTCTGCTTCACTCCAGTCCTCTACCTCTTTGTGGGGCAGACGTTCCATCAGGTGCTCAGGACGTCCCTCTTCGTTCAGGTCAAAGCGGCTTTTCATGAGGATCTCGGTAGTGATGTGTCTGGACCAGATTCTAGAGGGAGAACAGGCGAGAAACTAACTGCATGGAAGTAG